Proteins from a single region of Chanodichthys erythropterus isolate Z2021 chromosome 13, ASM2448905v1, whole genome shotgun sequence:
- the LOC137033768 gene encoding unconventional myosin-XIX isoform X3, which translates to MANVKQKLLFRNKDVSTVNSSDGTFRSLEKPGRPNRQKEKVNGLKDKAQGLGKSLNDSLEGDIRDFLINEAELHTYDDLTKVNPVTPSTVLKCLQARYSAKVFYTHAGCTLVALNPFQPIPHLYSLDVMKEYHSAPQPQEFKPHIFIVAEEAYRNVQGQVEPINQSLVVSGESGAGKTWTSRCLMKYYATVATSSQKCQDTVQKIERRVLDSNPVMEAFGNACTLRNSNSSRFGKYIQLQLSGSQLLVGASVHTYLLEKTRVAFQAPNERNFHIFYQMMKGATENQRLEWMLPLEQDFAWLPHAEKTLEEDCFQETVDAMINLGIDEGKRAQIFRILAGLLQLGNVDFSPASEEAQPCDLDGHSKGFLQKTAALLQVPLDELQSCLTVRTLRAGKQNVLKPCSQLECGVRRDCLAKAIYAQLFDWLVTFINNSMCADTSIWCNFIGLLDVYGFECFLLNNLEQLCINYANEKLQQHFVAHYLQAQQEEYVTEGLQWSFIRYQDNQGCLDLIEGSPSSIFSLLNEECRLNRASDAKQFRVRLEKELSDNANFSWDKFSKDPHFTVAHYAGKVSYQIEGMMEKNKDPVPPELISVLQKSQDSLLHSLFADGDRESEGSRGHSKVITVVSKFKNSLESLMKILHSTTPHYTRCIKPNPDCRPLTFKKEEVIAQLEACGIVETINISAAGFPIRIPYSSFLQRYGLITNNRPAAQMNRENISSSHFFPSFFMNALKIL; encoded by the exons ATGGCGAATGTCAAACAGAAGCTTTTATTCAGAAATAAAGACGTTTCGACCGTTAACAGCTCTGACGGGACATTCAGGAGCTTGGAAAAACCTGGAAGACCAAATCGACAGAAGGAAAAG GTAAATGGACTGAAAGACAAAGCCCAGGGCCTCGGGAAATCGCTCAATGATTCACTGGAAGGGGATATCAGAGACTTCCTCATCAATGAAGCTGAACTTCACACGTACGATGACCTCACTAAAGTCAACCCGGTTACCCCTTCTACAG TGCTGAAATGTCTGCAGGCCAGGTACAGCGCGAAGGTTTTCTACACACATGCTGGCTGTACGCTGGTCGCCCTTAACCCCTTCCAACCCATCCCTCACCTGTACTCTCTGGATGTGATGAAGGAATATCACTCTGCCCCTCAGCCTCAG GAATTCAAGCCACACATCTTCATCGTAGCAGAAGAGGCTTATAGGAATGTGCAGGGTCAGGTGGAGCCCATCAACCAATCGCTGGTCGTCTCTGGAGAGAGTGGAGCTGGGAAG ACATGGACGTCACGCTGTCTTATGAAGTATTATGCCACTGTGGCCACCTCCTCTCAGAAGTGCCAGGATACGGTTCAGAAGATAGAGAGGCGAGTACTGGACTCCAACCCTGTCATGGAGGCATTTG GCAATGCCTGCACATTACGCAACAGCAACAGCAGTCGCTTTGGAAAATACATTCAGCTTCAGCTCAGCGG CTCTCAGCTGTTGGTTGGGGCATCAGTGCATACGTATCTCTTGGAGAAGACCAGAGTGGCTTTCCAAGCACCAAATGAGAGAAATTTTCACATATTCTACCAG ATGATGAAAGGAGCCACAGAAAATCAGAGACTGGAATGGATGCTTCCTTTGGAACAAGACTTTGCTTGGTTGCCACATGCTGAGAAAACCTTAGAAG AAGACTGTTTCCAAGAGACGGTGGATGCCATGATCAACCTTGGCATTGATGAGGGGAAGCGGGCACAGATTTTCAGG ATCCTTGCAGGTCTTCTGCAGCTGGGGAATGTGGACTTCAGTCCTGCGTCAGAAGAGGCTCAACCATGTGATCTTGATGGGCACTCCAAAG GTTTCCTGCAGAAGACCGCTGCCCTGCTGCAGGTGCCGTTAGACGAGCTGCAGTCGTGTCTGACAGTGAGAACTCTGCGCGCTGGCAAACAGAACGTCCTCAAACCTTGCTCTCAGCTGGAATGTGGTGTCCGCAGAGACTGTCTTGCTAAAGCCATTTATGCACA gcTGTTTGACTGGTTAGTCACTTTCATCAACAACAGTATGTGTGCTGACACTTCCATATGGTGCAACTTTATTG GCCTGCTGGATGTGTACGGTTTTGAATGTTTCCTCCTGAACAACCTGGAGCAGTTGTGTATTAATTACGCTAACGAGAAGCTGCAGCAGCACTTTGTGGCTCATTACCTGCAGGCCCAGCAGGAGGAGTATGTGACCGAAGGGCTGCAGTGGTCCTTCATACGCTATCAAGACAACCAGGGCTGCCTGGACCTGATTGAAGGCAGTCCCTCCAGCATTTTCTCCCTGCTCAATGAG GAGTGTCGTCTGAACAGAGCATCGGATGCGAAGCAGTTTCGTGTGCGTCTGGAGAAGGAGCTGTCAGATAATGCCAACTTCAGCTGGGACAAATTCAGCAAAGATCCCCATTTCACTGTGGCACACTACGCAGGCAAAGTCAGCTACCAGATTGAGGGCATGATGGAGAAGAACAAG GACCCGGTTCCTCCTGAGCTCATCTCTGTCCTGCAGAAGTCCCAGGATTCATTGCTGCACAGTCTCTTTGCTGACGGTGACCGTGAAAGTGAGGGCTCTAGAGGACACAGCAAAGTGATCACTGTCGTCTCCAAATTTAAG AACTCACTTGAAAGCCTGATGAAGATTTTGCACAGCACCACCCCACACTACACACGCTGCATCAAACCCAACCCTGACTGCAGACCGCTCACTTTCAAAAAGGAAGAG GTTATCGCTCAGCTTGAGGCCTGTGGGATAGTGGAGACCATAAACATCAGTGCAGCAGGATTTCCCATCAG GATCCCGTACAGCAGTTTCCTCCAGAGATACGGGCTGATCACAAACAACAGACCAGCAGCACAAATGAATAGAGAGAACA tATCCTCCTCTCATTTCTTCCCGTCTTTTTTTATGAACGCACTTAAAATTTTGTGA